The following DNA comes from Mycobacteroides immunogenum.
CGGGATCGATATTCATGCGCCACCTCCATTTTCGGCTGCCCCAGCCAGATTGAGTTCCTGCGGGTTGGGCGTGGTGAACTCCACCTGCACGACTGCGCTCTCGATATCGGAGAACGCGAGATCGCGCACTGTCCAGCCGGTTCCCTTGACGGGTTTGCGCAGGACCACCTGCACCCCGTCGTCGTTTGTGATGCCGATGCGCCCGAGCAGATCCTCGCCATCGGTCAGCCGAATCTGGGCCAGTCTCAAGTGTGCCCGCCGGAAATGTGTCGATGTGGTCAGCGGCCTGTCGACACCCGGTGTGGTGATCTCAAGGTCATAGGCCGACCAACCGGTGTCTGCCTCGTCCAACAGCGCCGACGCGGTCCTGCTCAACGCGGCGACCGCATCCAGGTCCACCGGCGCATCCGAGTCGACAACCACGGTGATCCGCGACGGCTTGCCGTCCCCGGCACCGTGGACCACCACACTCTCGATGTCCACGCCGGAACGGGAAAACTCGGGAGCAAGCAGCTCACTCACCTCGTCGTCAGATGGCAGCTCCACCAACGAGTCACTCGGGTCAAGAGGATCCGGCATGACGTTTGTGGCTCCTCATCTTGAGTTGTCGGGCGTACGGCTTGCACACAC
Coding sequences within:
- the rimP gene encoding ribosome maturation factor RimP; the encoded protein is MPDPLDPSDSLVELPSDDEVSELLAPEFSRSGVDIESVVVHGAGDGKPSRITVVVDSDAPVDLDAVAALSRTASALLDEADTGWSAYDLEITTPGVDRPLTTSTHFRRAHLRLAQIRLTDGEDLLGRIGITNDDGVQVVLRKPVKGTGWTVRDLAFSDIESAVVQVEFTTPNPQELNLAGAAENGGGA